Proteins encoded together in one Carassius auratus strain Wakin chromosome 32, ASM336829v1, whole genome shotgun sequence window:
- the LOC113052284 gene encoding zinc finger protein 710-like encodes MRSLKHLKPQTKKNVEEKTQRLVRCYSEAMHQQMDVGTQTDPVVVLSLAQAAVLGLISQNEVFGATIAPNGFYTGDPKESPAPPGERMDYEYADQLIGANGDYLGENLGEDGHMHSSCAERRWQGQSENSKPPIGHQDMASHVKGEAVTPGLPSCTHMMNNMVSREGMQMVDPSSYRVLPKAQPNNCCSTCVRDPKSTHPPPDPHLHPHPHGHAPHEVPSRNRGQTHEKGVDEVTEVRENGRNGMGKAGTGGEEISSYFQPSEAGYEGGEMEGVGDFDENNEAMFWTEPVEEEAPRGRRIDRLDINIQINESYCVDVGEGLKRWKCRMCEKSYTSKYNLVTHILGHNGIKPHACPHCGKLFKQPSHLQTHLLTHQGTRPHKCTVCKKGFTQTSHLKRHMLQHTDVKPYSCRFCRRGFAYPSELRAHEVKHERGRCHVCSQCGMEFPTYAHLKRHQVSHQGPSTFQCSQCNKSFAYRSQLQNHLLKHQTQRSFSCSQCGLQFLQLHQLRQHSLTHKTNKPQARATKGIKGFKCDVCAREFTLSANLKRHMLIHASVRPFQCHVCFKSFVQKQTLKTHMIVHLPVKPFKCKVCGKSFNRMYNLLGHMHLHAGSKPFKCAYCSSKFNLKGNLSRHMKVKHGMDVSPDGQDGPPDMEPHEDYEDENFNFTTPENMENNDAPNLTKLSEVAIQELDYYNFGKDVGNYSTG; translated from the exons ATGAGATCTCTCAAACACCTGAAGCCACAGACCAAGAAAAATGTG GAGGAGAAGACACAGCGGCTGGTCAGATGTTACTCTGAGGCCATGCACCAGCAGATGGATGTAGGGACACAGACAGACCCTGTGGTGGTCCTGTCGCTGGCCCAAGCTGCTGTGTTGGGACTCATTTCCCAGAACGAGGTCTTTGGTGCCACCATCGCCCCCAACGGCTTTTACACCGGAGACCCCAAAGAGTCCCCTGCTCCGCCAGGTGAGAGAATGGACTACGAGTACGCCGACCAGCTTATAGGTGCCAACGGTGACTATCTTGGGGAGAATTTGGGTGAGGATGGGCACATGCACTCCAGCTGTGCTGAGAGAAGGTGGCAGGGTCAATCCGAGAACAGCAAACCCCCTATAGGGCACCAAGACATGGCATCGCACGTTAAAGGAGAAGCCGTTACCCCAGGTTTGCCCTCCTGCACTCACATGATGAACAACATGGTGTCCAGAGAAGGCATGCAAATGGTCGATCCCTCCAGCTATAGGGTCCTGCCCAAAGCCCAACCCAACAACTGCTGCTCCACCTGTGTCCGAGACCCCAAGAGTACGCATCCTCCACCCGATCCACATTTACACCCTCATCCCCATGGCCACGCACCTCATGAGGTACCTTCACGCAACAGGGGCCAAACACATGAAAAAGGAGTAGATGAGGTAACTGAGGTCAGGGAAAATGGGAGAAATGGTATGGGGAAAGCAGGAACCGGTGGCGAGGAAATTAGCAGTTACTTTCAGCCGAGCGAGGCTGGCTATGAAGGTGGCGAGATGGAAGGAGTCGGAGACTTCGATGAGAACAATGAGGCGATGTTCTGGACAGAGCCAGTGGAAGAAGAGGCACCCCGTGGGCGCCGTATTGACCGACTGGACATCAACATCCAGATCAATGAGTCATACTGCGTGGACGTCGGCGAGGGCCTCAAGCGCTGGAAGTGCCGCATGTGCGAGAAGTCGTACACCTCCAAATACAATCTGGTCACACACATTCTGGGCCACAATGGCATCAAGCCACATGCATGTCCTCACTGCGGAAAACTCTTCAAGCAGCCCAGCCACCTACAGACGCACCTGCTGACGCATCAGGGCACACGGCCACACAAGTGCACAGTGTGCAAGAAGGGCTTCACCCAGACCAGCCACCTGAAGCGGCACATGCTGCAGCACACCGATGTTAAGCCCTACAGTTGCCGTTTTTGTCGCCGTGGTTTTGCATACCCTAGTGAACTCCGTGCTCATGAAGTAAAGCATGAACGAGGTCGGTGCCATGTTTGCTCGCAGTGCGGAATGGAGTTTCCCACTTACGCCCACCTGAAGCGTCATCAGGTGAGCCACCAAGGGCCTTCCACCTTCCAGTGTAGCCAGTGCAACAAGTCTTTTGCCTACCGCAGCCAGCTGCAGAATCACCTGCTGAAGCACCAAACACAGCGCTCCTTCTCCTGCAGTCAGTGTGGCCTGCAGTTTCTTCAGCTGCATCAGCTACGCCAACACTCCCTCACACACAAGACAAACAAGCCTCAGGCCCGTGCTACTAAG GGAATAAAAGGGTTTAAGTGTGATGTATGTGCCAGAGAGTTTACATTGTCTGCAAACCTGAAGAGACACATGTTAATCCACGCCAGTGTCCGGCCATTCCAGTGTCATGTGTGCTTCAAATCTTTTGTCCAGAAACAGACCCTCAAAACTCACATGATCGTACACCTGCCTGTGAAACCCTTCAAGTGCAAG GTGTGTGGAAAATCATTTAATCGAATGTACAACCTCTTGGGCCACATGCACCTCCATGCAGGCAGTAAACCCTTCAAATGTGCATACTGCTCAAGTAAATTTAACCTGAAGGGAAATCTTAGCAGACACATGAAAGTCAAACATGGAATGGACGTCTCTCCAGATGGACAAG ATGGCCCGCCCGACATGGAGCCCCATGAGGACTATGAGGATGAGAACTTCAATTTTACAACACCAGagaatatggaaaataatgatgCGCCAAACCTAACTAAGCTCTCCGAGGTTGCCATCCAGGAACTTGACTATTATAACTTTGGAAAAGATGTGGGAAACTACAGTACAGGATAA
- the LOC113052286 gene encoding WD repeat-containing protein 76 produces MDADKSDTSLKTMQLLQERTPPQETGKDGPVRRTSRRITEKQNREKKQIFPPKCLTFMSEKNDHVKEENIQETQIKHDLESLHGNRGGLSKYELERLENIRQNQAFLSSLKLPQVSEALRPKPKPTQKGLKREKTEPEMLPVRKSLRLQNKGPQKATTLEMTFSTVREPEEKARKAPGPIALDPINLDEHVRLPEDLINLWNEVPLKQETGMSDLKSYQQMLQNLSINDGCVVKVVKERICSAAFHPSSSSLLMAAGDKWGHVGLWKPDAEWGDDGVIYFEPHSRTVTSMAFSSHPCNLITVSFDGSARSMDLEKAVFDEVYRSPSGLKSFDFLTTDCSTLLLGLWNGDVAVVDRRTPEKLHESLYTMAANPLRCVHVHPVQQHYFVVAENSFVNIYDLRHLKRRNNKAVGELTGHSRSVSSAFFSPLTGNRVLTTCMDDKIRVFDTSKINGRTPVLKSITHNMQTGRWLSKLSAVWDPKQQECFVIGSVDRPRRIQVYHESGRLLHTFRNMDHLTTVCSITAFHPNRNILLGGNSSGRLHIFTDSFIN; encoded by the exons ATGGATGCAGATAAAAGTGATACAAGTTTAAAGACGATGCAACTTTTACAG GAAAGGACACCTCCTCAGGAGACTGGAAAGGATGGACCCGTGCGTCGGACGTCCCGGAGgatcacagaaaaacaaaaccgAGAAAAGAAACAAATTTTCCCCCCAAAATGTCTGACATTTATGTCTGAG AAAAATGACCATGTGAAAGAAGAAAATATTCAAGAGACACAAATAAAGCATGATTTGGAATCTCTTCAC GGTAACCGTGGGGGTTTGTCTAAATATGAGCTGGAGCGACTGGAGAATATCAGACAGAACCAGGCCTTCCTCAGTTCCCTTAAGTTACCTCAG GTTTCTGAAGCTCTGAGACCCAAGCCAAAACCTACTCAGAAAGGCCTGAAAAG gGAAAAGACAGAACCAGAGATGCTCCCTGTTCGCAAGTCACTGCGGTTACAGAACAAGGGTCCTCAGAAAGCCACCACTCTAGAAATGACTTTCTCTACAGTCAGAGAGCCT GAAGAAAAAGCAAGAAAAGCCCCAGGACCAATAGCACTTGATCCAATCAACCTGGACGAACATGTCAGGCTGCCTGAAGATTTGATAAATCTCTGGAATGAG GTCCCATTAAAACAAGAAACAGGAATGTCAGATTTGAAATC GTACCAACAAATGCTGCAGAACTTATCCATCAATGACGGTTGTGTGGTGAAAGTTGTGAAAGAGCGAATCTGTTCTGCAGCTTTTCACCCCTCTTCATCCAGCTTGCTCATGGCAGCAGGAGACAAGTGGGGCCACGTGGGACTCTGGAAGCCG GATGCAGAATGGGGTGATGATGGTGTAATCTACTTTGAGCCCCACTCTCGTACAGTTACCAGCATGGCCTTCTCATCTCACCCTTGCAACCTTATAACAGTAAGCTTTGATGGCTCTGCACGCAGCATGGACCTGGAGAAAGCAGTGTTTGATGAG GTGTATCGCTCTCCCTCTGGCCTGAAAAGTTTTGACTTTTTGACGACCGACTGCTCCACTTTACTACTCGGTCTATGGAATGGGGATGTTGCCGTCGTTGATCGTAGAACTCCTGA GAAGTTACATGAATCTCTGTATACCATGGCTGCAAATCCACTGCGCTGTGTTCATGTCCATCCTGTGCAACAGCATTACTTTGTAGTGGCAGAGAACAG tTTTGTAAACATATATGACTTGCGCCATCTGAAAAGAAGAAACAATAAAGCAGTTGGTGAACTCACCGGTCACAGCCGCAGCGTATCCAGTGCCTTTTTCTCTCCACTCACAGGAAACCGAGTTCTGACCACTTGTATGGACGACAAGATCAG ggtattCGACACTTCCAAAATTAATGGCAGGACTCCTGTACTAAAATCAATTAC GCACAACATGCAGACAGGTCGGTGGTTGTCCAAACTAAGTGCAGTGTGGGATCCAAAGCAGCAAGAATGTTTTGTGATTGGTAGTGTGGACAGGCCTCGCCGAATTCAGGTATATCACGAGAGTGGCCGCCTTCTTCACACTTTTCGAAACATGGACCACCTGACCACGGTGTGCTCCATCACAGCTTTCCACCCAAACAGGAACATTCTGCTTGGAGGAAATTCAAGTGGGAGGCTGCACATATTTACTGACTCTTTTATCAACTAG